In Candidatus Defluviibacterium haderslevense, the following are encoded in one genomic region:
- a CDS encoding helix-turn-helix transcriptional regulator encodes MKTIGLSELKDKSLGKIGTHKRDKYEHDLKIEILAEHIKQLRIERNLTQEELGALVGVQRAQISKIENNTGNITLSTLLKIFSALNASIKYKIKKQEYELS; translated from the coding sequence ATGAAAACAATTGGTTTAAGCGAATTAAAAGATAAATCTCTAGGAAAAATAGGAACTCATAAAAGAGACAAATATGAACATGACCTCAAAATTGAAATTCTTGCTGAACACATTAAACAACTTAGAATAGAACGCAATTTAACTCAAGAAGAATTAGGAGCATTGGTTGGAGTTCAACGAGCTCAAATTTCAAAAATTGAAAACAATACAGGCAATATTACCTTATCGACATTGCTAAAAATATTTTCTGCATTAAATGCTTCTATAAAGTACAAGATCAAAAAACAGGAATACGAATTAAGCTAG
- a CDS encoding type II toxin-antitoxin system RelE/ParE family toxin, translating to MKFLICFEKTEAGIKGYWFEKLKESDGIFEFKVQDSEKFYRIFAFWNKEDEQKTLILGTHGLDKKTNKTPINEIQKAERIKVKYIQSKKK from the coding sequence ATTAAATTTTTAATATGCTTTGAAAAAACTGAAGCCGGAATAAAAGGATATTGGTTTGAAAAATTAAAAGAAAGTGATGGAATATTTGAATTTAAGGTTCAAGATTCAGAAAAATTCTATAGAATCTTTGCATTTTGGAATAAAGAAGATGAACAAAAAACATTGATACTTGGAACACATGGACTAGACAAGAAAACAAATAAAACTCCAATAAATGAAATCCAAAAAGCAGAGCGAATTAAGGTAAAATATATACAAAGTAAAAAAAAATAA
- a CDS encoding alpha/beta hydrolase — translation MSNIEISAPGIGHIFELKSGKIWASQEGNGGPTVVFISGAGTVGLDYYELQKKVSAQSAAFIYDRMGIGYSSTCILPRTSLTVTQELHELLEIAKLPKPYILVGHSLGGLYARHFATLYQKDVSGLVLLDPAHEDFNHYMPEELNKLRKIKLNDKPKPPKIYKSSGLLLKIASYSLGRNILGLVPMVKKFQRIYRKLFAEELKSWPHEIKEKLINDHESIQWLLSGSREAANVDDLYEEIRKAKAVPNIPTTIICSLEIDDFRRVVLAGESNELIAQEIEGKNRLYKDYLSNLSEGKLIELNTGHVNMPFRQPDTIALEIKEMQVRDRKKQDDKDNETIS, via the coding sequence ATGAGCAATATTGAAATTTCAGCCCCTGGTATCGGACATATATTCGAATTAAAGAGTGGCAAAATTTGGGCATCTCAAGAAGGTAATGGTGGTCCAACAGTGGTATTTATTTCTGGAGCAGGAACAGTAGGACTTGATTATTATGAGCTTCAGAAAAAAGTATCTGCCCAATCTGCTGCCTTTATTTATGATAGAATGGGAATAGGATATAGTTCAACGTGCATATTGCCCCGTACTTCTCTTACAGTTACTCAAGAGCTTCATGAATTATTGGAAATTGCAAAATTGCCTAAACCGTACATTTTAGTAGGTCATTCACTTGGTGGGTTGTATGCCCGTCATTTTGCAACACTTTATCAAAAAGACGTTTCAGGACTTGTGTTACTTGACCCAGCGCATGAAGACTTTAATCATTACATGCCTGAAGAATTAAATAAATTACGAAAGATAAAATTAAATGATAAACCAAAACCGCCGAAAATTTACAAATCGTCTGGTTTACTGCTCAAAATTGCAAGCTACAGTTTAGGTAGAAATATCTTAGGACTAGTACCCATGGTCAAAAAATTCCAAAGAATATATAGAAAATTATTTGCCGAAGAGCTTAAATCATGGCCTCATGAAATTAAAGAAAAACTAATTAACGACCATGAAAGTATACAATGGTTGTTGTCCGGCTCAAGAGAAGCAGCCAATGTTGATGATTTATATGAAGAAATAAGAAAGGCTAAAGCAGTGCCGAATATTCCTACCACCATTATATGTTCTCTTGAAATAGATGATTTCAGACGTGTTGTTTTGGCTGGAGAATCCAATGAATTGATTGCTCAAGAAATTGAAGGAAAAAATAGACTTTATAAAGACTATTTATCGAATTTATCAGAAGGAAAGCTCATTGAATTAAACACTGGTCACGTAAACATGCCATTTCGACAACCTGACACAATTGCATTAGAAATAAAGGAAATGCAAGTTCGGGATCGTAAAAAACAGGATGACAAAGACAACGAAACAATAAGTTAA
- a CDS encoding GNAT family N-acetyltransferase has translation MTDINIQKVPLDDIDKLQSLSKQTFFESFSSGNTEENIQKYLDEAFSINRLTVELNDNNAAFYFAILEDMEIGYLKLNFGPSQTELQGDRAVEIERIYVLNAFQGKSVGQLLFDKAIEITRQKCADYVWLGVWEENLKAINFYKKNGFVVFDKHLFKLGDDEQTDLMMKLELK, from the coding sequence ATGACAGACATTAATATACAAAAAGTACCCCTTGACGATATAGATAAATTACAAAGTTTGAGTAAACAGACCTTTTTTGAATCTTTCTCCTCGGGAAACACAGAAGAGAATATTCAGAAATATCTGGACGAAGCATTTTCTATTAATAGATTGACTGTCGAGCTTAACGACAACAATGCAGCGTTTTATTTTGCGATACTTGAAGACATGGAAATTGGTTATTTAAAATTGAATTTTGGACCGTCGCAAACAGAACTACAAGGCGATAGGGCTGTTGAAATAGAACGGATTTATGTGTTGAACGCTTTTCAAGGTAAAAGTGTTGGACAATTACTGTTTGATAAAGCAATCGAAATAACCAGGCAAAAATGCGCCGACTATGTTTGGTTGGGAGTATGGGAAGAAAATCTGAAAGCCATAAACTTTTACAAGAAAAACGGTTTCGTAGTGTTTGATAAACACCTTTTCAAATTGGGTGATGACGAACAGACTGACCTCATGATGAAGCTTGAACTGAAATAA